In Ignavibacteria bacterium, the sequence CCTTGCAAAACCAGTTGAGCTTAACCAAACGCTTATTGAATCAGCCGAATACATAACTGTTCCTGCAGGTACACCGGGATTATTTGTTGTTGTATCATCACTGCATGAGCTGATGATTGAAACAAAACTAACCAATAGTAATAATAGTATATATTTCATATATAACTTTTTTTGATAGTAAATGTTCTATTTTACAAATTTAGCAATTTTATTAAATATAAGTTCTAGCTTAAATAGTTATTTATTTTGAAATTCTTCGGGATAACTGAATATGATCCGCTGCAGCTGAGCTGCTTGCATTGTAAATTAAAATATAATGGTATATATTAATGGTATATACTAATTTAATTTTTACTTTCATGAAAAATCTTTCATTGAAGCTTAAAGAAGAGATATACCGCGATACCGAAAAGGTCGTAAAAAAACTGAAGGTGCCGCGAAATTCCTATATCAACAAGGCGGTGGATTTCTACAACAAAGTAAACACCCGCAATATGACACGCAAAAAGCTTTTCGAAGAATCATTGCTTGTAAGCCGGGACTCCATGGAAATATTGCAGGAATTCGAAAAGTTAAGTTAACCCTTAATGAAACAGCCAAACCAAATAAAACAGTTTGATGTATGGATAGCTGATCTGAATCCGCCGAACGGAACTGAACCCGGAAAAATCCGCCCGGTGGTGATAGTACAAACTGATCTGCTGAATAATTTTCATCCTTCAACACTTATTTGCCCGGTGACTACAAATATTTTTACAAAGGCTGAAATATTACGGGTTAATATGAGTAAGAATGAAGCTGGTCTTAAGCAAAGGTCAGCAATACTGGTTGACCAGCTCAGGGCAATTGATAACAAAAGACTTGTGAAACGTCTTGGCAGACTGAATAAAAGCAGCAGGGAGAGACTTATAGATAATCTTAAAGTTATTATGGAGCTTTGAACGAATGAAGTACTTCATAATTATTTCCTCTTTGTTGTTAGCTGATTCTGTAAATATATTTGCACAGAAAGAAATTCAATATCTTTTGTATGATTCGGCAAATATTGGATATGACACAGTAATTACTAAAGAACCTCCTGTGTGTATAAATTATTCAGAAGTTCAAGGAAAACTTGAGTGGCCCTACCGGGCTGATGCCGAAGGTTATGTCTATGCAACATGTATGATAGACACTTTAGGGAATGTTGAAGCTCTGACGGATATAAAAGGAGTTGAAGTGTTTTTTAATGAGGTAAAACGAGTAATCTATATGTTGAAGTTTTCACCTGGCAAAATTAACAATCAACCTGTTAAATATTACGGAGTGGTTCCGTTTAAATTCATATTAAAATAATTTGAAGATCTTCCTCACACATGGCTACTATTTAAACTCCGATCCCAATGAAATGCGGATCATGAAACCCTATGTACCTTTGGGAATACTATATATATCAGCTTATCTTAAACAGCAGGGATTCAGTACAACAGTATATGATTCAACTTTCAAATCATTTGAAGAACAGAAAAATGCCATGCTGGCTGAAAAGCCTGATATAATTGCGATATACTGTAACCTTATGACGAAGCTGAACGTGCTGCCGCTCGTAAAGTTCATCCGCCAAAGTAACGAATTAAAAGACAGCAAAATAATCTTAGGCGGACCCGAGCCGCCTTTCCACGCTGCAGAATTCCTGAACTACGGTGCTGATATTATTGTTGAAGGCGAAGGCGAAGAAACCATGCTTGAGCTGTGCAGGGAGCTGTCAAATCCCAACGGAGATCTAAACAAAGTAAACGGAATATATTTTAAAAAAAATAATTTAATTGTAAAGAACCCGCCGCATGAAAAAATTAAGGATATTGATGTGCTGCCCTTTCCTGACCGCAAGGCTGTTGATCTTTCGTTATATCTAAAAGCATGGAAAAACGCCCACGGGTACAGCTCAGTAAGCATCAACACAATGCGCGGCTGCCCCTACACATGCAAATGGTGCTCACACACCGTTTACGGCGTAAGTTACCGCAGACGCTCACCCGAAAAAACCGCCGATGAAATAGAATTCATCACAGCAAATTACAACCCTGATATGCTTTGGTTCGTTGATGATGTATTCACAGTGTCACATAAATGGCTTACAAAATTGCTGCAGGTGTTTACCGCGCGCGGAATTAAAATTAAATTTGAGTGCATCTCACGCAGCGATAGACTAAATGAAGAAGTGATAATTACTCTGAAACAGCTTGGTTGTTTCAGACTGTGGATAGGGGCAGAGTCAGGCTCGCAGCATGTGCTGGACCTCATGGACAGGCGCGTCAGCGCCGCAGATACGCGCGAGAAGATTAAGCTTACCCGCAAACACGGCATCGAAGCCGGTACATTCATTATGCTTGGCTATCCCGGCGAAAGAAAGCAGGATATCCTCGAAACCACGGAGCATTTAAAGGATTCAAATCCCGATATATTTTTAACAACTGTAGCGTATCCCATTAAAGGAACGCCGTTTTATACCGAGGTGGAATCAAAGCTGTTAACAGATAAAAAGTGGGACCAGCGCACTGACCGTGACCTGGATTTTGAAGGAAGGTATTCAAAAAATTTCTATAAACACGCCAATCGTTACATGGTTAACGAGGTGAATTATTTTAAAATGAAAAACAGCGGCGCGGGTTTCACCTCGTATGGTAAAACCTACCTTAAAGCAAAGGTATCAAGAATAATGATGAGTTTGATAAAATAGCCCGCTTTTGAACGGCCTATGGAAAACTGCGTAAAAAAATTTGAGCACGCATTAATTAATGCAAAAAATCTGTTTGAGACGAAGTCGAGTTATTTTTTGCATCTATTGCGTGCGAAAAGTTTTAGCAGTTTTCCATCAGCCTTGACTTTTTTGGTTCTTTTTGTGTCAAGACAAAAAGAACAAATAAATTGAAAGAGTGTCAGGCAAGCCTGTCACCTACCAGAAACAGAATTACAGTATTTACGGGTTTAAAAAAATTAAACAATAATTCAGCTAATTTTTAAAGATCATACATACAATACCAAATCCGCATTCGACGCCATAGCGGCGGATTATGATGCTCGCGACAATCAGAATCCAATTCTGCAGTGGATGCGCTCACTCGTACACAGAGTGTACTTAAAGTATATCCCGGAGGGAAGCAGTATACTCGAGCTTAACGCAGGCACGGGAGTGGATGCGGTGTTTCTTGCTGAAAACGGATATCAGGTTTTAGCAACTGACCTTTCTGAGAAAATGATAGGGATCATTCAGTCAAAAAGCAAAAGCCTGCCTGCCGAAACGAATGTGCAGGCAGGTGAAAAGGCAAAAATAGAAGCAAAAACTCTCTCTTTTGATGAGATATCAACAATTAATGGAAACAATTTTGATGCAGTGGTTTCAAACTTTGGGGGACTGAATTGCACTAACGATTTTTCGAAACTTTCGGGTGATCTTGCAGCAAAACTTAAACCAAACGGGTTATTTATAGCTGTAGTTATGAATAAAATCTGTCCGTGGGAAATATTTTATTATATAGTAACACTAAAATTTGGTGAGGCATTCAGGAGGTTCAGAAAGCAGGGCATCATGGCGGATCTAAACGGCGAAAAGGTTCTAACATATTACTTCACACCGGGTGAATTCACCGCGGCTTTCAGCCGCAATTTTACGAAAGTAAAATTGTTTTCACTTGGCTTAAAAACTCCCCCGCCCTATTTACTGGGAATATACAGCAGGCTTAAACCTCTCGTAAAATTGTGGATGAAGCTTGATGAAATCTTCATAGGTTTACCAATACTCAACCAAATGGGCGACCATTTTATAATCGTAATGAAGAAGAAATGAAAAATTATGCTCTGATTTTTTCCCGCCTTTGAAAATTGCCGGCTGACTGCGGTAGCAGTCAGGAAAATTATTTGAGCAGATACAACACGGGAAAAGCTGTTTGAGACCGCCGGAGGCGGGTGAGTTCTTTTCCCGAAAGGCGAAAATAATTTCAGGCAATTTTCAGCAGCGGGCGATTTTTCTTTGGTTACTTTCTGGCGCTTGTCCCGCACTCGATGCGGGAATCGCTCAAAAGAAAGTAACGTAAAAATATTGTTTAAGTATAAATCCCAGGATAAAATCAAAAGGAACAATTTAATATCAATTTCACTGTTCATAATCCTCACCGGAGTATTCATATACTCCGTATTCATCCCTTCTGTTCAAAAAATCAACACAGATTTCCCCAACTACTATGTTTCATCCAACATGTATCTCGATGGCAAAGATATGAAGACTGCTTACGATAATGTTGAATTCAACCGCCAGCTTTTGATGTACGGTATTGATGATCAGATCGTATCATATACTCCTTACCCGCCTTTAACGGCTTTATTGATGCTTCCAATTGCTAAGCTAACACCGCTTGATGCGAAGCTATGGTGGAATATTTTTAACCTCGTGGTTTTGCTAGCCTGTATCGTAGTTCTCTCAAAAATAGCGCAGCTTGATTTTTTCAAATGCGGCTTGATATTTTTTCTTTCCGGATTCGCACTTGCAAATAACTTTATGTTCGGGCAGGTTTACCTTCCTGTATTGCTATTCCTGCTGCTATCAATGTACTTTATGCAGCGGGATAAAGATATTTTATCGGCTCTGTTCATAGCTTTAAGCATCGTGCTGAAATTTTATACCATATTTTTTATATTCCTTTTTATCTTTAAGAAAAGATATAAGCTGCTTGTATATACTATAGTTTTTTCCCTGTTGATATATATACCGGTTGTTTTGCTTACCGGATTTGATTTAAACTGGTTCTATTTTACAACAATAATGCCAAGGCTTGGTGATGCATGGGTCGGCACGGTTTATGCGGCGGAGTACCAGTCATGGCTCTCGCTTCTTCACCGCTGGTTCAGCTATGAACCAATGCTGAATCCCGAACCGCTTTTTGAAAGCACACTCGCCTTCTATGTATTAAAGTACTCATACATATTTTTCATCTTAACCTTGGCAATATCGGTATTAAAGCGTTCCGCTGAAAATTTAAAGCTTGAGCTTTCCCTGTTCTGCATAACCTGCCTGCTTCTGCTGCCGGTGAATGCATCATACCAGTTTGTTGTTTTGATTCCAGCCGCAGCTATACTTTTTAAATATTTCTATGATAAAAAGAAATATTTCGCGGGAGCTTCACTTGTACTGCTTATGTTTTTAATGAATTCACATGTTCAGATATTTATAACCAATTCATTTAAGAGTTCTCCATTTAATATTTTTGCATATTTTAAGCTTATCGGGCTATTGATATTCTTTGCAGTAAATTTAAAAATACTGCTTTGGCTGAACGGAACAAAACTCTTTAACCGCCGTACTTTTCGCCTGCTGGCTATTGGCGGTATTCATGTCATAGTGTTAACAATGATTTCTTACAGCCTTAATAAACCGATTAATGATACCGAAAAAGCTGAATTCATTCCAACCGGCAACAACTACCTGGTTTCTATGCCTTCGGCATTTGGAAATAAGCTTTTATGGACAGAATGTATTAACAATAAATTCGTTTTGCGTTCAAACTTCGGTTACTCTTATGATAAAGAAAATGTATTTTATCCAATGCTGATAGATTCTCAACATATAGCCTTTGAAACCATTGAAGACCGCGCGCCAAAACAAAAGATCATTGATATTACTACGGGAATTCAAAGAGATGCTTCAGGGTTAAAACTCGGCGTACGTTCATTCAATAAAAATAAGACCCTTGAATGTTATTCTGATAATGGAGTGATCATTATTCAAGACCCTTTCACAGGGAAACATTACCCCTTAACATCAGGTAAACAAATGTGTTACTTCCCGGTATTTGCGGGTGATGACAGCTCCGTGATCTTCTGCTCTGACCGAAACCGCGGCGTAAGCTTCACCGCATTATATAAACTGAAAATAAAATGAGTAACTTTAATATAAAGAAAAACGGCCTACGAAAAACGGCGTGTAAAAACTTGAGAACGCATAGATAAAAAGCAAAAAACTGTTTGAGTCCGGCAAATCGCACCTATGTTGCGTATCAAGCCGGACGAGTTTTTTTTGCGTCTATTGCGTTCGAAAAGTTTTAGCCGTTTTTCGTCAGCCTTGACTTTTTTGGTTCTTTTTGTGTCAAGACAAAAAGAACAAAACAACATTTAATGTAAAGACTGAAAATAAACAATTAATCGAAAAGGGTCAGAAAAAACCACTTTGAATATCCCGTTAATGAAATACGCCGATGAATACATCGGCAGGATAATGTGCTTCCTGTTCGGCAAAAATAAAGCTCAGCAGGCAGCATTTACAGGTAAGCCGGGTAATATTCTTTTTATTAAGTTCTGGGGAATGGGCAGCATTATCCTTACCGCGCCTGCTGTGCACACAGTGCGTGATAAATTCCCGCAGGCGAAGCTTCATTACCTTACTTTTGAATCTAACCGGGAGGTACTAACGGTAATCGGTAACACAGATAATATAATCGGTATAAGGCTCACAAATCCGGTAAATTTTTTTATCGATACACTGAAGCTGATAAACACACTTAAAAAAATCAAATTTGACCTGGTTTATGATTTTGAGTTCTTTACATATTACTCCGCATTGATTAACCGCTTCATAAAACCAAAATTCAGTACCGGCTTTGATAATAAAAAGAATAAACGTTCACGCTTATTCTCACATACAGTGTTATTTAATGATCATATTCATACCCGCGATAACTTCCTGAATTTGGTATCAAGCGGTAATAGTAAGTCGCATAAAGAATTTCCTAGGCCGGTATATGGCAGTTTTAAAGAAAGAATTGCAGCACCTTACATTGTCATCAACCCCAACGCCAGCAAAATGGCATATGAGCGCAGGCTTCCTGATGAGTATTTTGTAAAGCTTACTGATGCGCTCTCAGAATACGGAAAATTCCGTGTCATACTCACCGGTTCCGTTGAGGAAATAAGTTATGTTTCGGCTATTCATAACAGATCAAAAAATAAAGAAAAAATTACAGATCTTGCGGGTAAATTAAGTGTAAATGAGTTATTTTCGTTGATTGCAGGGGCAGAATGCCTCATCACAAACGATAGCGGTCCGCTGCACATTGCCACAGCGTTAAACAAACCTGTAGTAGCATTCTTCGGACCCGAATCACCTGTGCGCTACGGACCCTTAAGCTCTAAACAGCTTGTATTTTACCGCTCACTTGAGTGCTCCCCCTGCATGAGCGTAAGCAACAGCAAAACCGTGAACTGCATTTACAACGAACCCAAATGCATGACAGGTTTTGATATTGAAGAAATTATTAAGAAAATTAAGGAATTCCTTGTTTCTCAAACCGAAGTTAGTTAGCAAAATCCTTTCGGAGGGAAACGGGCAAGAAACAGATTTGAATGTAATTTTTAATACTTAATCCCGCATTTTGAAAATTACCGTTAAAAAATTATTTGAGCAGAATGAACGCGGGAAAAGCTGTTTGAGTCACGCAAATCGCACCTATGGTGCGCACCAAAGCGTGACGAGTTCTTTTCCCGTAAAGCGAAAATAATTTTAGGTAATTTTCAACAGCGGGCGATTTTTCTTTGGTTACTTTCTTTTGATCGCTCAAAAGAAAGTAACGTATATAAACAAAATATTTAACGAAGAACTGAAACAACTCACAAACAAAATATTCAAAGATACTTTCATAGTAATGATATCAAACATCATCAACTATGGCGGCATGTTCGTGCTTGCGGTATTGATAACACGAATGCTTGGTGTAGATGCCCTGGGTGAATTTACATATATCTTTGCGGTAAGCTCAATACTGGCAGTAATATCAGAACTGGGACTATCTCAGCTTCTGGTAAGAAAGATCAACGCAGAACGTACATTAGTATTTTCACTTGTTCGGAATGTGAATATTTTTAAAATTTTCATTTCAATTGGCTGTGTTTTATTAACCTCAATGATTTTTTATATCTTCCCCGGTTTCAATCTTAGCATTACACTTATTATCGGAATCGCAGTAATTATCCCAAAAACCATACAGGCAACATATGATTCATCAATTCGCGCGTTACAGAAACAGGCGATTCCGTCAATTATCAAGAGCATAAATACCTTCCTCCAAATTATCTTTGCTTATTTTATTTTGGTTTACACAGGAAGTTTGCTGAATATTTTTATTATGATAATTATCATGGAAACTCTCACAATGATAAAGTTTTATATCATAAACAAAATTTTATGGAACAGGTCTGGAATTATATTCGCAGATTCAATTCCTTACAGCTACAACTACATTAAGCCTGTGCTTGCAGAATCATTCCCGTTTTTCGGAAGCAGTTTTCTTGCGCTGTCTATTCCCCGCATAATTGTGATAATTTTGGGATACATGACAAATGCAGTATCACTCGGAATTTTTTCTGCCGCTTCGCGTTTTGCCAATGGTGTTGGCTTATTTTCGGGTGCCGTGTATAATACATTTTACCCGGCTATGACAAACCCTGATACTTCCGTTGGTGAAAAGTATGCACTCGCCAGAAAACTTACGTTGTACGCTTTCATTTCCGGTTTAATGATCTCACTGACTATTTATTTTCTTGCAGAAATATTAATTGACCTTACATTCAGAATACCGGAAGCCGTGCCTGTGCTTAAACTTTTAGGATTCTCAGTAATTCCTATTTTAACTTATTCAGTTATTCAGCCATATTTAATTTCCACTCATAATGAAAAATATATTTTCAGAACTTATTTTTTAGTCTGGTTAATAAATATCATTCTGGGACTATTTATTATCCATCATCTTGGCTATATAGGCGCAGTATTTGGTAATATTATAATTGAGTATTTCATTCTTTTAATTTTATTCTATAAATTTATTAAGATCAGGTTTTGATAAGGGGTCAAATTTCAACTTCATTTAACCATCCTTATCACTAAATTTGCAGTTCTATGATAGCACTCGTTAATCCAAAATCGGCAAATTGGGGCTTCAGGGTCCCGAATTCATTACTCACCCTCGGGG encodes:
- a CDS encoding DUF2029 domain-containing protein, which encodes MFKYKSQDKIKRNNLISISLFIILTGVFIYSVFIPSVQKINTDFPNYYVSSNMYLDGKDMKTAYDNVEFNRQLLMYGIDDQIVSYTPYPPLTALLMLPIAKLTPLDAKLWWNIFNLVVLLACIVVLSKIAQLDFFKCGLIFFLSGFALANNFMFGQVYLPVLLFLLLSMYFMQRDKDILSALFIALSIVLKFYTIFFIFLFIFKKRYKLLVYTIVFSLLIYIPVVLLTGFDLNWFYFTTIMPRLGDAWVGTVYAAEYQSWLSLLHRWFSYEPMLNPEPLFESTLAFYVLKYSYIFFILTLAISVLKRSAENLKLELSLFCITCLLLLPVNASYQFVVLIPAAAILFKYFYDKKKYFAGASLVLLMFLMNSHVQIFITNSFKSSPFNIFAYFKLIGLLIFFAVNLKILLWLNGTKLFNRRTFRLLAIGGIHVIVLTMISYSLNKPINDTEKAEFIPTGNNYLVSMPSAFGNKLLWTECINNKFVLRSNFGYSYDKENVFYPMLIDSQHIAFETIEDRAPKQKIIDITTGIQRDASGLKLGVRSFNKNKTLECYSDNGVIIIQDPFTGKHYPLTSGKQMCYFPVFAGDDSSVIFCSDRNRGVSFTALYKLKIK
- a CDS encoding oligosaccharide flippase family protein; the protein is MISNIINYGGMFVLAVLITRMLGVDALGEFTYIFAVSSILAVISELGLSQLLVRKINAERTLVFSLVRNVNIFKIFISIGCVLLTSMIFYIFPGFNLSITLIIGIAVIIPKTIQATYDSSIRALQKQAIPSIIKSINTFLQIIFAYFILVYTGSLLNIFIMIIIMETLTMIKFYIINKILWNRSGIIFADSIPYSYNYIKPVLAESFPFFGSSFLALSIPRIIVIILGYMTNAVSLGIFSAASRFANGVGLFSGAVYNTFYPAMTNPDTSVGEKYALARKLTLYAFISGLMISLTIYFLAEILIDLTFRIPEAVPVLKLLGFSVIPILTYSVIQPYLISTHNEKYIFRTYFLVWLINIILGLFIIHHLGYIGAVFGNIIIEYFILLILFYKFIKIRF
- a CDS encoding radical SAM protein yields the protein MKIFLTHGYYLNSDPNEMRIMKPYVPLGILYISAYLKQQGFSTTVYDSTFKSFEEQKNAMLAEKPDIIAIYCNLMTKLNVLPLVKFIRQSNELKDSKIILGGPEPPFHAAEFLNYGADIIVEGEGEETMLELCRELSNPNGDLNKVNGIYFKKNNLIVKNPPHEKIKDIDVLPFPDRKAVDLSLYLKAWKNAHGYSSVSINTMRGCPYTCKWCSHTVYGVSYRRRSPEKTADEIEFITANYNPDMLWFVDDVFTVSHKWLTKLLQVFTARGIKIKFECISRSDRLNEEVIITLKQLGCFRLWIGAESGSQHVLDLMDRRVSAADTREKIKLTRKHGIEAGTFIMLGYPGERKQDILETTEHLKDSNPDIFLTTVAYPIKGTPFYTEVESKLLTDKKWDQRTDRDLDFEGRYSKNFYKHANRYMVNEVNYFKMKNSGAGFTSYGKTYLKAKVSRIMMSLIK
- a CDS encoding class I SAM-dependent methyltransferase translates to MRSLVHRVYLKYIPEGSSILELNAGTGVDAVFLAENGYQVLATDLSEKMIGIIQSKSKSLPAETNVQAGEKAKIEAKTLSFDEISTINGNNFDAVVSNFGGLNCTNDFSKLSGDLAAKLKPNGLFIAVVMNKICPWEIFYYIVTLKFGEAFRRFRKQGIMADLNGEKVLTYYFTPGEFTAAFSRNFTKVKLFSLGLKTPPPYLLGIYSRLKPLVKLWMKLDEIFIGLPILNQMGDHFIIVMKKK
- a CDS encoding glycosyltransferase family 9 protein, which gives rise to MKYADEYIGRIMCFLFGKNKAQQAAFTGKPGNILFIKFWGMGSIILTAPAVHTVRDKFPQAKLHYLTFESNREVLTVIGNTDNIIGIRLTNPVNFFIDTLKLINTLKKIKFDLVYDFEFFTYYSALINRFIKPKFSTGFDNKKNKRSRLFSHTVLFNDHIHTRDNFLNLVSSGNSKSHKEFPRPVYGSFKERIAAPYIVINPNASKMAYERRLPDEYFVKLTDALSEYGKFRVILTGSVEEISYVSAIHNRSKNKEKITDLAGKLSVNELFSLIAGAECLITNDSGPLHIATALNKPVVAFFGPESPVRYGPLSSKQLVFYRSLECSPCMSVSNSKTVNCIYNEPKCMTGFDIEEIIKKIKEFLVSQTEVS
- a CDS encoding type II toxin-antitoxin system PemK/MazF family toxin, whose translation is MKQPNQIKQFDVWIADLNPPNGTEPGKIRPVVIVQTDLLNNFHPSTLICPVTTNIFTKAEILRVNMSKNEAGLKQRSAILVDQLRAIDNKRLVKRLGRLNKSSRERLIDNLKVIMEL
- a CDS encoding energy transducer TonB, which translates into the protein MKYFIIISSLLLADSVNIFAQKEIQYLLYDSANIGYDTVITKEPPVCINYSEVQGKLEWPYRADAEGYVYATCMIDTLGNVEALTDIKGVEVFFNEVKRVIYMLKFSPGKINNQPVKYYGVVPFKFILK